The sequence CATTTCGGCGTAGTGCCTGCGGCTCATTTCGAAGCTCATCGCTGCTCCTCCCCGCTGTCGCCGGAGGTCCCTGCCGGGCCGCCGCCGTCGGATGTATCGCCGTCGGCCTCCCCACTGTCACCGTCGTCCTCCGATTGGGAGCCGCGTGACGCATCCACGGGGTCGCTGCCGAAGGTGGGGAGGAAGCCCTCCCTCACCTTGCCAACATTGGGCAGGTCGATGTCGTACTCCGCGGCGACCTCCGGCTCGTTCTCGGCGTCGATGCCGGCGGTGCCGCCGATGGCCTCGGTGTAGACCGCCGGAACGCTGTCGCCCAGTGCCCCGTTGACCCGGTCCTGGAAGCCGTGGACCTCCCGGCTTCCGGAAATCTCCACCAGATGCACGCTTCGCGCGTCGCCCGGTTCGAACCTCACGGCCGTGCCGGCGGGGATGTCCAGGCGGAAGCCGCGGGCTGCCACGCGGTCCATGTCCAGCGCCGGATTGACCTCGGCGAAGTGGTAGTGGGATCCGACCTGGATGGGCCGGTCGCCCCGGTTGATCACGTTCATGATCCTGGTTTCGGCGCCCTCGTTGCAGACCACGGGTTCCTCGCGGAGGATGTACTCTCCCGGTTTCATTGGTGCGCCTCCTCAGCGGATCGGGTTGTGGACGGTGACTAGCTTGGTGCCGTCGGGGAATGTGGCCTCGACCTGCACGTCGGCGATCATTTCGGCCACGCCGTCCATCACGTCGCCACGGCCGAGGATGGTGGCGCCGTAGCTCATCAGGTCTGCCACGGTCCGGCCGTCCCGGGCGCCCTCGATCAGTTCGTAGGTGATCAAGGCGACTGCCTCGGGGTGGTTCAGTCTCAGGCCGCGCTGCTGGCGTCTGCGGGCCAGGTCGGCCGCGACCACAATCATGAGTTTCTCTTGCTCACGGGGCGTTAAATGCATGCAGAACTCCCTGGGTTCGTCAGGAACAAATAGGTGTCCACCCGTTATCTACAACCGGTCAGAGACTAGACCGGGAGGCCCGTGGATATGGCAAGAGTAGCAGAACTGCCGCGGCCGGCAACTCGGCCGTTTGGCGCGGTGTTTCCCGCCGCCGTGGGCCGGTATGGTCTGGGCCGCCGGACCTCAGCGGTTCCGTCCGCCCCCGCCGGAACCTAGCATGGAGCCATGGCACGGACGGACAGCGCCTCACAGGTTATTGCGGCTCCACCGGCGCGGGTCTTCGCCGCGCTCACCGACCCGGAGTCGCTCGCGGCGTGGCTGCCGCCGGAGGGCATGACCGGCAGGTTCGAGCGGTACGATGCCCGGCCGGGCGGCTCCTACCGGCTGGTCCTCACGTATGCGGACGGGTCGACGGCGGCGGGCAAGGCCACGAGCGACACGGACATCGTCGAAGCCCGCTTCGTCGAGATCGTTCCGGGCGTCCGCATGGTGCAGGCCGTCGACTTCGTGTCGGATGATCCGGCCTACGCCGGGACCATGACGATGACGTGGGAGGTTTCAGCAGCCGACTCCGGAACACGGGTGGAGATCCGCGCCGAGGATGTCCCTGCCGGAATTTCGGCCGAGGACCATGCGGCCGGGCTGGCCTCGTCGCTGGCCAATCTGGCTGCGTACCTGGAACGGTAGCGAGCCTTGGCGAGCTGAGTCCCGAGGGGTCTCCTTGCTCAATCCTCGCGGAGCAGCCGCATGGATACGGCGCCGGTTACTCGTCGGTTATTCGTCGGTCGTGAAGTACCACTGGCCGTCCGACTCGGTGCAGTCGCGGACCAGCGCGGTGTCGGACTGGTTGAGCACGGACCACTGCTTGACCTTGCAGTGCACGTAGCTGGGCTCCCAGTACACGTAGGTCATTCCGGCCGCGTTGGCCGCGGTCACTCCCGCGGCGGCGAGGCAGGTAGCCAGGGTGGTGGCGGCGATGGCTCGAGTCATCACGCTACGGATGGACATTGCTGCTCCGTTCGTTGTCGACAGCCAGGCTGAGCCCCGGCCATCAACCATCCTAGATCACGTTTTGATAACGACGGCGGTTTCTTTGGCTATTGCTCCATGTGATCATCCCCGCGTTCGCCCAAGTGGCACGCAGTATGGCCGCTTCCCGGTCACCCGACGCCCCCGGTTAGGGGGGCGCATCCCGGTTACCCGACCGCCCCGGCGGCCTAGCCCAGGCCCGTTTCCCCGACGGCCACCGCTGCCTCGCTCAGTCCGAGTTCGTCTTCGCCGAGGTCGGCGAAGTAGGACTCGACGGTAGCGCGGTCCACGTCGGCCAAGGTGGCGGGATTCCAGCGCGGGTTGCGGTCCTTGTCGATGACCTGCGCACGCACGCCTTCGGCGAAGTCGGGCGCATGCAGCAGGCGGATGCCGAGCCGGTAGTCCTGGTCCAGCACCTCCTCGAGCGTGGCCATGCCGCGGGCGCGGCGGAGGGCTTCGAGCGTGAGCTTCACCGAGGTGGGCGATTTCGCGGCGAGTTCGACGGCGGCCTCCCGCGCCTTGGGTTCGGCACTGGACTGCAGTGCCTCGAGGATCTGTTCCGCGTCGTCGTACTGGTAGCAGTCATCGATCCAGCGGCGGTCCCTGGCCAGGTCCGACGGCGGGACCTCCGTGTGGGCGAAGCGGGCAATGGCTTCGTCCGCGGGGGCTTCGGCGAGCGCCTCCGCCAGGGCCGGCAGGTCTGCGCTATCCACGTAGAAGTCGGCCAGGCCCAGCTTGATGGCATCGGCTCCGTTGCCGGTGCCTGCGGTGAGGGCGAGGTGGGTTCCGAGTTCGCCCGGCGCGCGCGAGTAGAGGAAGCAGCCGCCGACGTCGGGGATGAAACCGATCCGGGTCTCCGGCATGCCGACCGTGGACCGCTCGGTGACCACCCGGTGCGAGGCGTGCGCGGAGACGCCGATGCCGCCGCCGAGCACCACGCCATCCATCAGTGACACGACGGGCTTGGGATAGCGGGAGATGTACGAGTTCATCCGGTACTCGTCCTCCCAGAAGATCTCCTTGGACGCGCCGGCCTGCACGTGCTTGTAGATGGCGACGATGTCGCCGCCCGCGCAGAGGCCCCTCTCCCCCGCACCCGAGATGAGGACCGTGGCGACGCCGTCGTCCGTTTCCCAGTCTCCAAGCGCCGCCGTAATAGCCGTGATCATGGCGTCGTTGAGGGCGTTGATCGCTTTGGGCCGGTTCAGGAGGATGTGCCCGACGCGGCCGCGGCGCTGCAGCAGAATCTCGTTCGTGTCCACAGGCACAGCCTAACGTGCCCGTGGATTGGTACCTGCCTTGGGCGGTTGCCGGAGCGTGCCAGAATGGTGTGATCTATGCCGCAATCTCGGCATACTGCGGACGGAGGCTGGAGGATGGCGGTGTCGGAGCAGACGAAAACGGTGCGGACGGCGCGGCTCGGTTTTGTCTTCGTGGGGATCGTGCTCATCGCGGTCAACCTCCGGGTGGCGTTCGTCAGCGTGGGCCCGGTGCTTACCGACATCAGCAGCGAGTTTGGCTGGTCCGCGAGCACGGCGGGACTGCTGACCGGGCTGCCGCTGATCTGTTTCGCCGTCTTCTCGCCGGTGGCGCCCGGGGTCGCCCGCCGGCTGGGCCTGGACCGCGCCCTGTGGGTCTCGCTGCTGCTCCTTCTGGTCGGCATTCTCACCCGCTCGGTTCCGGTGGAGGCGGCGGTCTGGACCGGCACCGTGCTGATCGGAACCGGCATTGCGTTCCTGAATG is a genomic window of Arthrobacter sp. Marseille-P9274 containing:
- a CDS encoding enoyl-CoA hydratase/isomerase family protein, with amino-acid sequence MDTNEILLQRRGRVGHILLNRPKAINALNDAMITAITAALGDWETDDGVATVLISGAGERGLCAGGDIVAIYKHVQAGASKEIFWEDEYRMNSYISRYPKPVVSLMDGVVLGGGIGVSAHASHRVVTERSTVGMPETRIGFIPDVGGCFLYSRAPGELGTHLALTAGTGNGADAIKLGLADFYVDSADLPALAEALAEAPADEAIARFAHTEVPPSDLARDRRWIDDCYQYDDAEQILEALQSSAEPKAREAAVELAAKSPTSVKLTLEALRRARGMATLEEVLDQDYRLGIRLLHAPDFAEGVRAQVIDKDRNPRWNPATLADVDRATVESYFADLGEDELGLSEAAVAVGETGLG
- a CDS encoding urease subunit gamma; translation: MHLTPREQEKLMIVVAADLARRRQQRGLRLNHPEAVALITYELIEGARDGRTVADLMSYGATILGRGDVMDGVAEMIADVQVEATFPDGTKLVTVHNPIR
- a CDS encoding SRPBCC family protein, yielding MARTDSASQVIAAPPARVFAALTDPESLAAWLPPEGMTGRFERYDARPGGSYRLVLTYADGSTAAGKATSDTDIVEARFVEIVPGVRMVQAVDFVSDDPAYAGTMTMTWEVSAADSGTRVEIRAEDVPAGISAEDHAAGLASSLANLAAYLER